In Clostridium sporogenes, one genomic interval encodes:
- a CDS encoding helix-turn-helix domain-containing protein — protein MDISKQIKKYRLDSKLSQEDLAEKVFVTRQTISNWENGKNYPDINSLVLLSTLFGVSLDILVKGDLEEMKEEIKTEDIKRFNRDGTIFTVLLMATVVLAVPLFLYLNFIGIAIWLVLFGITMYYARCLEKQKKTHDVQTYREIIAFTEGKKLDQIEKCCEVGKRPYQKAFLVICSGLITIVVTIGMYFLFRLIQYIKLLLV, from the coding sequence GTGGACATTAGCAAACAAATAAAAAAATATAGACTCGATTCAAAATTATCGCAGGAGGATTTAGCTGAAAAAGTATTTGTAACACGGCAGACAATTTCAAACTGGGAAAACGGTAAGAACTATCCTGATATAAATAGCCTGGTACTATTAAGCACTCTCTTTGGTGTTTCTCTTGATATTCTAGTTAAAGGAGATTTGGAGGAAATGAAAGAAGAAATTAAAACAGAGGATATTAAAAGGTTTAACCGTGACGGCACGATTTTTACTGTACTACTTATGGCAACAGTAGTATTGGCCGTTCCACTATTTCTTTACTTAAATTTTATTGGAATTGCAATCTGGTTAGTGCTATTTGGCATTACAATGTATTATGCAAGATGCCTTGAAAAGCAAAAGAAAACTCATGACGTTCAAACATACAGAGAAATCATAGCTTTTACCGAGGGAAAAAAACTTGATCAAATTGAAAAGTGTTGTGAGGTTGGAAAACGCCCATATCAAAAAGCGTTCTTAGTAATTTGTTCAGGATTGATTACAATAGTTGTCACTATAGGAATGTATTTTTTATTTAGATTAATTCAGTATATCAAATTGTTACTGGTTTAG
- a CDS encoding FAD-binding protein — translation MIRTYDIAIIGLGPSGSILAQLLSKEYKIIAIDRKNSREKGFKKPCGGLLSSDAQKALAELDITLPKDVMVDPQIFAVKTIDLKNTLLRYYQRFYINIDRHKFDLWLKSLIPNHVEVYSDSYCFSIEKIPEGYRVTFYEKGVKQVIITKYLVGADGANSMVRRLLYPKKKIRAYMSIQQWFSEINDNPFYSCIFDLENTDCCSWSISKDNKFIFGGAFPIHNSRKRFENQKKKLEKIGFRFGKPIKTEACMVLRPSAFYDFCCGKENAFLIGEAAGFISPSSLEGISSAINSARVLSEVLNTHSKNPNKKYWLKTFNIRLKIFLKLLKCPFMYNPFLRKLVLKSGLKSIDIASTKGEVIN, via the coding sequence ATGATTAGGACATATGATATTGCAATTATTGGCTTAGGGCCTTCTGGTTCTATACTTGCACAACTGCTTTCTAAAGAATATAAAATTATTGCTATCGACAGAAAAAACTCTAGGGAAAAGGGATTTAAGAAACCCTGTGGTGGATTGCTTTCTTCCGATGCACAGAAAGCATTGGCAGAGTTGGATATTACACTTCCAAAGGACGTTATGGTGGATCCTCAGATTTTTGCTGTTAAAACTATAGATCTGAAAAATACTCTCCTTCGATATTATCAACGGTTTTATATTAACATTGATCGTCATAAATTCGATTTATGGTTAAAATCACTTATTCCAAATCATGTGGAGGTTTACAGCGATTCTTATTGTTTTTCCATTGAAAAAATACCAGAGGGTTACCGAGTAACTTTTTATGAAAAGGGTGTAAAGCAGGTTATTATCACTAAATATCTGGTAGGGGCAGACGGTGCAAATTCTATGGTACGTAGATTGCTGTATCCCAAAAAGAAAATACGGGCTTATATGTCAATTCAGCAATGGTTTTCTGAAATAAATGATAATCCTTTTTATTCCTGTATTTTTGATTTGGAAAACACAGATTGCTGTTCTTGGTCCATTTCAAAAGATAACAAGTTTATTTTTGGCGGTGCATTTCCTATACATAATTCTCGGAAACGATTCGAAAATCAGAAAAAAAAGTTAGAGAAAATTGGATTTAGGTTTGGAAAACCTATAAAAACTGAGGCCTGTATGGTACTGCGACCGTCAGCATTTTATGATTTTTGTTGTGGAAAGGAAAATGCTTTTTTAATTGGGGAGGCTGCAGGCTTTATCAGTCCAAGTTCACTAGAGGGAATCAGTTCAGCCATTAATAGTGCTCGGGTTTTGAGTGAAGTGCTAAATACCCATAGTAAAAACCCTAATAAAAAATACTGGCTAAAAACCTTTAATATCCGTTTGAAAATCTTTTTAAAATTATTAAAATGCCCCTTTATGTATAATCCATTTTTACGTAAACTTGTGTTAAAAAGCGGATTGAAAAGTATTGATATTGCTTCAACAAAGGGGGAAGTGATTAATTAA
- a CDS encoding 2-deoxy-scyllo-inosose synthase codes for MYMNLAQKINDDYYHPEVKLETNLLESSPIYLGCNIWRESLLEKMMDLNTDKFFLITDDVVYNFFGKEIYEYMNEKVSVKLIKLPSGEKHKNIKVFNDLMENLFDNNVTKSSILISLGGGVVGNITGLAAALAFRGIRFFHIPTTFMSQTDSILSRKQGINSFYGKNMIGSYYTPLFNFIDTSFLTFDSERFIRGSFVETVKNGFIYNADFLNKLKSVIKNDFNVNQEGVFNLVKMSIESKLPIMKADPTEKGLAMILEYGHTVGHAIEKLSYGKLSHGESVSIGMMVAARVSEKLGYLSKQDVKEHLDILLALKTPTKIPSNIKISDIINRIKLDNKKDMNGIRFVVLESIGKCINTDGSYMIKVPFNIINEAIEETC; via the coding sequence ATGTATATGAATTTAGCACAAAAAATTAATGATGATTATTATCATCCAGAGGTTAAACTTGAAACAAATTTATTAGAATCATCCCCAATATATTTAGGGTGCAATATATGGAGAGAAAGTCTATTAGAAAAGATGATGGATTTAAATACAGATAAGTTTTTCTTAATTACAGATGATGTTGTATATAATTTCTTCGGAAAAGAAATATACGAATATATGAATGAAAAAGTTTCAGTAAAACTAATTAAATTGCCATCAGGTGAAAAACATAAAAATATAAAAGTGTTTAATGATTTAATGGAAAATTTATTTGATAACAATGTAACTAAAAGTTCAATTTTAATTTCACTAGGTGGAGGTGTTGTAGGTAATATTACAGGATTAGCTGCTGCTCTAGCATTTAGAGGTATTAGATTTTTTCATATACCTACAACCTTTATGTCTCAGACTGATAGCATTCTTAGCAGAAAACAAGGGATTAATTCTTTTTATGGTAAGAATATGATTGGATCATATTATACACCTTTATTTAATTTTATAGATACTTCATTCTTAACATTTGATAGTGAAAGATTTATAAGAGGTAGTTTTGTTGAAACTGTTAAAAATGGATTCATATATAATGCAGATTTTTTAAATAAACTTAAATCAGTAATTAAAAATGATTTTAATGTTAACCAAGAAGGTGTTTTTAATTTAGTAAAAATGAGTATTGAATCAAAGTTACCAATAATGAAAGCAGATCCAACTGAAAAAGGTTTAGCTATGATTCTAGAATATGGTCATACCGTTGGACATGCAATAGAAAAGCTTTCATATGGAAAACTATCACATGGAGAAAGTGTATCAATTGGTATGATGGTTGCTGCTCGCGTAAGTGAAAAACTTGGTTACTTAAGTAAGCAGGATGTTAAGGAGCATCTGGATATATTATTAGCATTGAAGACACCTACAAAAATTCCTTCAAATATAAAAATTTCTGACATAATTAATAGAATAAAACTAGATAATAAAAAAGATATGAATGGGATAAGGTTTGTTGTTCTTGAAAGCATAGGAAAATGCATAAACACTGATGGTAGTTATATGATTAAAGTTCCTTTTAATATAATCAATGAGGCTATAGAAGAAACTTGTTAA
- a CDS encoding DUF2975 domain-containing protein: MKEKISSKILNGLVIVGIILTILTLISIPLVLTAFFKTSGMKVETLNMEWILTACIYLCAVPYLIALFKFKRICKLLTSENSFSPIISKEFQILAICAFVEACIYLLSNIFLYVLFDFYLFAMTIVPLIVVIFISITVGFLFLIMSNIFKIAAEIKEENDLTF; the protein is encoded by the coding sequence ATGAAAGAGAAAATAAGTTCAAAAATATTAAATGGATTAGTAATTGTGGGGATTATTTTAACAATTCTTACCCTTATAAGTATTCCTTTAGTGTTGACAGCATTTTTTAAGACATCAGGAATGAAGGTAGAAACATTAAATATGGAGTGGATATTAACAGCATGTATTTACCTATGTGCAGTTCCTTATTTGATAGCATTATTTAAGTTTAAAAGAATTTGTAAACTGCTTACAAGTGAAAATTCCTTTTCACCAATTATATCAAAAGAGTTCCAAATTCTTGCAATTTGTGCATTTGTAGAAGCATGTATTTATCTTTTGAGCAACATATTTTTATACGTATTATTTGATTTTTACCTATTTGCAATGACTATAGTACCTTTGATAGTTGTAATTTTTATATCAATAACAGTGGGTTTTTTATTTTTGATAATGTCTAACATATTTAAAATAGCTGCTGAAATCAAAGAAGAGAATGATTTAACATTTTAA
- a CDS encoding sugar phosphate isomerase/epimerase family protein, with the protein MLKFAYNTNGLRNMPLEEAIKQISNHNYDGIEISLHKQHFHPLDINIEEVKKIKSALKSSGLILSDIATGCDNILSDDKFEPSIICKDSIGRKKRIELLVKTAEIAEYLGVDVINFATGFKSDKVSNNEAYDYLKQGINYLLLKCPNTTFALEPEPGMFIEKTEQAIKLINEINNPRLMLNLDIGHVYCCEEDPILSIRKSIPYTRHIHIEDIKNRVHYHQIPGTGDIDFHTILKDLIEYNYQYYISVELYHHVDDWNNALDKSIKYLKQIEQHTKIVDSMELVQ; encoded by the coding sequence ATGTTAAAATTTGCTTATAATACAAATGGATTAAGAAATATGCCATTAGAAGAAGCTATAAAACAAATATCAAATCATAACTATGATGGAATAGAAATATCTTTGCATAAACAACATTTTCATCCATTAGATATTAATATAGAAGAAGTAAAAAAAATAAAATCAGCATTGAAAAGTTCTGGTTTAATTTTATCTGATATAGCAACAGGCTGCGATAATATTTTAAGTGATGATAAGTTTGAACCATCTATAATTTGTAAGGATTCTATTGGGAGAAAAAAACGTATTGAATTGCTGGTTAAAACAGCTGAAATTGCTGAATATCTAGGTGTTGATGTAATTAATTTTGCCACAGGATTCAAATCTGATAAAGTTTCCAATAATGAAGCATACGACTATTTGAAACAAGGGATAAATTATCTGTTGCTAAAATGCCCAAACACAACATTTGCTTTAGAACCTGAACCTGGTATGTTTATTGAAAAAACAGAACAAGCTATAAAGTTAATTAATGAAATAAACAATCCAAGATTAATGTTGAATTTGGATATTGGACATGTATATTGTTGTGAAGAAGATCCTATTTTATCTATTAGAAAGAGTATCCCTTATACAAGGCATATTCATATAGAAGATATTAAAAATAGAGTTCATTATCATCAAATACCAGGTACAGGAGATATTGATTTTCATACAATTCTTAAAGATTTAATTGAATATAACTATCAATATTATATTAGTGTAGAACTATATCATCATGTTGATGACTGGAATAATGCTTTAGATAAGAGTATAAAATACTTGAAACAAATAGAACAGCATACAAAAATAGTTGATAGTATGGAATTAGTACAATAA
- a CDS encoding zinc-dependent alcohol dehydrogenase: MKGLKLISPKVIKSIDLDIPKHIPEKHALIKINTISLCGSDYKLFYGNYSGPCRYPLYFGHEWSGEVVEINDYASNIKIGDKVTGDCSKWCGNCCLCKEDKNLCSNIEKFGITIDGYSRQYAIVETKYLYVAPMEISFDILALTECFSVALHAIKKIESMLDKKDRCILIIGGGAIGLSIYLLLKFKFNYYNIKLMEIDDSKKDFISKIFDVDFASEKSFEVNNNSYSEISKHCNYDIIFEASGNIEAFQQALYLINQNGHIVTLGMYPNKNVTLSPITLKSIKIHGTIGGTHEFDEVIKFLILNKYEVKKMITHTYGLDDTSMGFQVKDKRIKTQISLW, from the coding sequence ATGAAGGGATTGAAATTAATTTCTCCCAAGGTAATAAAAAGCATAGACTTAGATATACCTAAACATATACCTGAAAAACATGCTTTAATAAAAATAAATACTATAAGTCTTTGTGGTTCAGATTATAAATTATTTTATGGTAATTATAGTGGTCCATGTAGGTATCCTTTATACTTTGGACATGAATGGTCTGGAGAAGTTGTGGAAATAAATGATTATGCCTCAAACATTAAAATTGGAGATAAGGTAACAGGAGATTGTTCCAAGTGGTGCGGCAATTGTTGTTTATGTAAAGAAGATAAAAATTTATGTAGTAACATTGAAAAGTTTGGAATAACTATTGATGGATATTCAAGACAATATGCAATTGTAGAAACAAAATATTTATATGTAGCACCAATGGAAATATCTTTTGATATTCTTGCTCTAACAGAATGTTTTTCAGTAGCACTGCATGCTATAAAAAAGATAGAATCAATGTTAGATAAAAAGGATAGATGCATATTAATAATAGGTGGAGGAGCAATAGGATTATCAATTTATTTATTATTAAAATTTAAGTTTAACTATTATAATATTAAACTTATGGAAATTGATGATAGTAAAAAAGATTTTATTAGTAAGATCTTTGATGTGGATTTTGCAAGTGAAAAAAGTTTTGAAGTAAATAATAATTCATACAGTGAAATTTCAAAACATTGTAACTATGATATTATTTTTGAAGCAAGTGGAAATATAGAAGCATTTCAGCAAGCTTTATATTTAATTAATCAAAATGGACATATCGTAACATTAGGAATGTATCCTAATAAAAACGTAACTTTATCTCCAATCACTTTAAAATCAATTAAAATTCATGGAACAATTGGAGGAACACATGAATTTGATGAGGTTATTAAGTTTTTAATTTTAAACAAATATGAAGTTAAAAAGATGATAACACACACCTATGGATTAGATGATACTAGTATGGGATTTCAAGTTAAAGATAAAAGAATTAAAACTCAAATAAGTTTATGGTAA
- a CDS encoding prolyl-tRNA synthetase associated domain-containing protein — MITVSEIQNTAPSTFKTILQEKVYNTLAELQIPFERVDTDEVITMEDCRAVNKKLDMKMVKTLFLCNRQNTEFYLFITCGDKPFRSKDFSKTLGVARVSFAPAELMKSMLGTKIGATTVFSSLLDTENRVQIVFDKEILNKAWYGCSDGTTTGYMKVRTDDIYGKFLSFAKHKPLVVEV; from the coding sequence ATGATTACAGTAAGTGAAATTCAAAATACCGCACCGAGTACGTTTAAGACTATTCTTCAGGAAAAAGTTTATAATACTTTGGCTGAATTGCAGATACCGTTTGAGCGAGTAGATACCGATGAGGTCATCACGATGGAAGATTGTAGAGCTGTGAACAAAAAACTCGATATGAAAATGGTGAAAACACTTTTTCTCTGCAACCGTCAGAATACAGAATTTTATCTGTTTATTACTTGCGGCGATAAGCCGTTTCGGTCCAAAGATTTCAGCAAGACACTCGGTGTTGCCCGTGTTTCCTTTGCGCCGGCTGAACTGATGAAATCAATGCTCGGCACAAAAATTGGTGCTACTACCGTATTCAGCAGCCTTTTGGATACAGAAAACAGAGTTCAGATTGTTTTTGATAAAGAAATTTTGAACAAAGCATGGTATGGATGCAGCGATGGCACTACTACGGGATATATGAAGGTTCGGACAGATGATATTTACGGAAAGTTCTTATCGTTTGCAAAGCATAAGCCACTTGTTGTTGAGGTGTGA
- a CDS encoding helix-turn-helix domain-containing protein has protein sequence MIVVNLDVMMAKRKISLTELSEQLGMTMANVSNFKNHRAKAFRFTTLDALCRILQCQPGDILEYREDKDLESENKDEKSND, from the coding sequence ATGATTGTAGTTAATTTGGATGTTATGATGGCAAAACGCAAAATATCTTTAACAGAGTTATCGGAACAATTAGGAATGACCATGGCAAATGTATCAAACTTTAAAAATCATAGGGCAAAAGCTTTTCGATTTACCACTCTTGATGCTTTGTGCAGAATACTACAATGCCAACCAGGAGATATTTTAGAGTATAGGGAAGATAAAGACTTAGAAAGTGAGAATAAGGATGAAAAAAGCAATGATTAG
- a CDS encoding LysR family transcriptional regulator codes for MDMNIQKYMAFVKTVEYGSFTKAAEILHYSQSGISRMINDLEKEWKIILLERNKNGVKLSSDGMKLLPFAKSVVSDYEKLQMQVDELNDLQSGFIRIGTFSSVATHWLPNIIRKFQEVYPNIDYELLLGDYTEIEEWILEGRVDCGFLRLPTHADFETIFLEQDKLMAIIPEKHPLNKYDKVSVKALCDEPFMLLEKGAKAEVSEIFEKCNLTPKIHFTTWDDYAIMSMVESGLGISILPQLILKRVPYHIIAKELDIPAYRNIGLAVRNKKTASLAVKHFLDYLEYR; via the coding sequence ATGGATATGAATATACAAAAGTATATGGCATTTGTAAAAACGGTTGAATATGGTAGTTTTACCAAAGCCGCAGAAATACTTCACTATTCCCAATCGGGCATTAGTCGTATGATAAACGACCTTGAAAAAGAGTGGAAAATTATATTATTGGAACGCAATAAAAACGGTGTAAAGTTGTCATCAGATGGGATGAAACTGCTTCCTTTTGCAAAAAGTGTTGTCAGTGACTATGAAAAATTGCAAATGCAGGTTGATGAATTAAACGATTTGCAATCAGGTTTTATTCGCATCGGTACATTTTCAAGTGTTGCTACCCATTGGCTGCCAAACATTATCAGGAAATTTCAAGAGGTCTATCCTAATATTGACTATGAATTATTACTTGGAGATTATACAGAGATAGAAGAATGGATTTTGGAGGGCAGAGTCGATTGCGGTTTTCTGCGCCTGCCCACACATGCTGATTTTGAAACAATCTTTTTGGAACAGGACAAGTTAATGGCAATTATACCTGAAAAGCATCCTTTAAATAAATACGACAAGGTTTCTGTTAAAGCACTTTGTGATGAGCCTTTTATGTTGCTTGAAAAAGGAGCAAAAGCAGAAGTATCAGAAATTTTTGAGAAGTGCAATCTCACACCCAAAATACACTTTACAACTTGGGATGATTATGCCATTATGTCTATGGTTGAAAGTGGACTTGGTATCAGTATTTTGCCACAGCTTATCTTAAAGCGTGTTCCATATCACATTATTGCAAAAGAATTGGATATACCTGCATATCGTAATATTGGACTTGCAGTGCGTAATAAAAAGACTGCTTCTTTGGCGGTTAAACACTTCCTTGATTATTTAGAATACCGTTAA
- a CDS encoding sensor histidine kinase — protein sequence MSIGEFIKDKILIIACNMLIFILLAIIILASNVDLIIILFIFCIWFFPLVSYMALEFIKYKNYYNEIDSILEKLDKKYLLPELLKEANFIQGEKLNSILKEISRDMHENVKYYKDMQEDYREYIEAWVHEIKTPIASTKLIIENNRNEVTNKIDFQIDRIEGFVEQVLYYSRSNNVSKDYIIKQINLDLAVRNVIKRNYRDFIHKKIKLDIKDIDEIVHSDGKWVEFIINQIIVNSIKYSNSKEPMISIYSIKKANSVMLTIEDNGAGIIDKDINRVFEKGFTGENGRKFSKGTGMGLYLCEKLCSKLGFKITIDSDVNKGTKVTLIFPLSSMVTFTDD from the coding sequence ATGAGTATAGGTGAATTTATTAAGGATAAAATTCTTATAATAGCATGTAATATGCTAATTTTTATTTTATTAGCAATTATAATACTTGCTAGTAATGTTGATTTAATTATAATTTTATTTATATTTTGTATATGGTTCTTTCCATTAGTTTCATATATGGCTTTGGAATTTATAAAATATAAAAATTATTATAATGAAATTGATAGCATATTAGAAAAATTGGATAAGAAATATCTGCTTCCAGAGCTACTAAAGGAAGCAAACTTTATTCAAGGAGAAAAGCTTAATTCTATACTTAAAGAGATAAGCAGGGATATGCACGAAAATGTAAAATACTATAAGGATATGCAAGAAGATTATAGAGAATATATAGAGGCGTGGGTACATGAAATTAAAACACCAATAGCTTCTACAAAATTAATAATTGAAAATAATCGAAATGAAGTAACTAATAAAATAGACTTTCAGATAGATAGAATTGAGGGGTTTGTAGAACAGGTGCTTTATTATTCTCGAAGCAACAATGTTAGTAAAGATTATATCATAAAACAAATTAATCTTGACTTAGCAGTAAGGAATGTAATTAAAAGAAATTATAGAGATTTTATTCATAAGAAAATAAAATTAGATATAAAAGATATTGATGAAATTGTGCATAGTGATGGAAAATGGGTTGAATTTATTATTAATCAGATAATAGTAAATTCTATAAAGTACTCAAATAGTAAAGAGCCAATGATAAGTATATATTCAATTAAGAAAGCTAATTCAGTAATGCTAACCATAGAAGATAATGGAGCCGGCATAATAGATAAAGATATAAATAGAGTTTTTGAAAAAGGATTTACCGGTGAGAATGGAAGGAAATTTAGCAAAGGTACAGGAATGGGCTTGTATCTATGTGAAAAGCTTTGTTCAAAATTGGGTTTTAAAATTACTATTGACTCTGATGTAAATAAGGGAACTAAAGTTACATTAATATTTCCTCTATCAAGTATGGTAACTTTTACGGATGATTAA
- a CDS encoding VanZ family protein gives MDNLLFIGYEFLTAFVPFIVTFLIFNNMNKRKGILTSRIHCGITIAFAIYIISVFYFTGTGTLYDILHYRFEITQKLNFMPFSNEIDIVAYLQNIVLFIPFGILLPFLWKKQDKVLYILVSGFSFSMFIEITQLLNNRSTDIDDLILNTIGGLIGYGIYKMFTCVIKSEPESYDCCKWEPIIYIGVMFMGRFLLFNEFGFAKLLYGF, from the coding sequence ATGGATAACTTGCTTTTTATTGGATATGAATTTTTAACAGCCTTTGTTCCTTTTATTGTGACTTTCTTGATATTCAATAATATGAATAAACGTAAGGGTATATTAACATCAAGAATTCATTGTGGAATCACTATTGCTTTTGCAATTTATATAATTTCCGTATTTTATTTTACAGGAACAGGAACTTTATATGATATACTTCATTATCGCTTTGAAATAACACAAAAGCTAAACTTTATGCCATTTTCTAATGAAATTGATATAGTGGCATATTTACAAAACATAGTACTTTTTATTCCTTTTGGTATTCTGCTTCCTTTTTTATGGAAAAAGCAAGATAAAGTGCTCTATATTCTCGTATCAGGATTTTCATTTTCAATGTTTATAGAAATCACTCAATTATTAAACAATAGAAGTACTGATATTGATGATTTAATATTGAATACGATAGGTGGACTCATTGGATATGGTATATATAAAATGTTTACTTGTGTAATAAAAAGTGAACCCGAATCATACGATTGCTGTAAATGGGAGCCCATCATATATATAGGTGTAATGTTTATGGGACGTTTTCTTTTATTTAATGAATTTGGATTTGCAAAATTACTTTATGGATTTTAA
- a CDS encoding serine hydrolase domain-containing protein, producing the protein MKKTIVFVLTILILFSGLATQSYPLPNAQSAAIQALLDDACRISGVPGMSISILADDEVFYFSSGYADREKGLSASENTLYELASVSKAFTSIGILLMEKQGLLSMTDPIQKYLPWFTLKHQGKPIDMQSITLNNFLHHTSGLTNGSHSQIIPQGNTPDMLQKTVEMLVDAELSFYPGEQYNYGTVNYDVLGLVIEIVSGQRYEDYMKKQVFQPLGLHQTYVYKEDAQATGQLAQGYRSSFFMTTPYDAPDYAGNKPAGYIISCAKDMARWMGIQMGIVHDIPEIFHEIIEKSHHGDISVPDVNGMFYAAGWSVNSKQTIIEHSGGNPNFATEVEILPKERTAVCLLSNGANTNRNLVLKIKEILDGNLSQSYEISGTQFLDITLSSATIICCLLAVLFFLLGLRRKKMNEPQPMTKKRIIVTIILLIATIVLCIMCFAFDWSTILIWQTYSVLTALISSALLTGSITWFVYTHRYNTSLRK; encoded by the coding sequence ATGAAAAAGACTATTGTTTTTGTATTAACGATACTTATATTATTCTCAGGATTAGCAACACAAAGTTATCCGTTGCCAAATGCGCAATCTGCGGCAATACAAGCGTTGCTGGATGATGCCTGTCGTATATCAGGTGTGCCAGGAATGTCAATTTCAATACTTGCTGATGATGAAGTATTCTACTTTTCTTCTGGGTATGCAGATCGTGAAAAGGGACTGTCAGCAAGTGAAAATACGCTATATGAGCTGGCTTCGGTCAGCAAAGCTTTTACGAGCATAGGTATTCTGCTGATGGAAAAACAAGGACTGCTGTCAATGACTGACCCAATCCAAAAGTATTTACCTTGGTTTACGTTAAAGCATCAAGGGAAACCCATTGATATGCAAAGTATTACACTCAATAACTTTTTACACCATACTAGCGGCTTAACAAATGGCAGTCACAGTCAAATCATTCCACAAGGCAATACGCCAGATATGTTGCAAAAAACCGTAGAAATGCTTGTAGATGCTGAATTGTCATTCTATCCTGGCGAGCAGTATAATTATGGAACTGTTAATTATGACGTATTAGGTCTGGTTATTGAAATTGTGTCGGGTCAGAGATATGAAGACTACATGAAAAAACAAGTGTTTCAGCCCTTAGGGCTACACCAGACGTACGTTTACAAAGAAGATGCTCAAGCTACTGGCCAATTGGCACAGGGCTACCGCTCTTCCTTCTTTATGACGACCCCATATGATGCACCAGATTATGCTGGGAATAAACCCGCGGGCTACATCATTTCTTGCGCCAAAGATATGGCGCGTTGGATGGGCATACAGATGGGTATTGTTCATGATATACCCGAAATATTCCATGAGATTATCGAGAAGTCCCATCATGGGGACATATCTGTTCCAGATGTCAACGGAATGTTTTATGCGGCGGGGTGGTCAGTAAATTCCAAACAAACAATTATTGAACACTCAGGGGGCAACCCCAATTTTGCAACCGAAGTGGAAATACTGCCAAAGGAACGCACAGCTGTTTGCTTGCTGAGCAACGGCGCAAATACCAATAGAAATTTAGTGTTAAAAATTAAGGAGATATTGGATGGTAATCTTTCTCAGTCGTATGAAATAAGCGGCACACAGTTTCTTGACATCACTTTGTCCTCTGCCACAATTATTTGTTGCCTGCTAGCTGTTTTGTTCTTTCTTTTAGGATTACGCAGAAAGAAAATGAATGAGCCACAGCCAATGACAAAAAAGAGAATAATCGTAACAATTATTTTGCTGATTGCTACGATTGTCCTGTGTATAATGTGCTTTGCCTTCGATTGGTCAACGATACTCATTTGGCAAACATATAGTGTTCTTACAGCTTTGATTTCATCGGCATTATTAACTGGAAGCATTACATGGTTTGTATACACTCACCGATATAATACCTCGCTCCGAAAATAA